The following are encoded together in the Thalassomonas haliotis genome:
- a CDS encoding DUF3369 domain-containing protein, with amino-acid sequence MVKPNENNDDDALLFSDDDDQQTQKPPSPKAKYNLLIVDDEPDVHEVTKLALRRYSFNGAGLNILSAFSGEEAINLLQDRSDIAVILLDVVMERDDAGLKVANWIRQIKGDHKVRIVLRTGQPGEAPEERIMTEYDINDYKEKGELTNRKLNTLMHACLRAYSDIVTIENTCQKLTDIIRSDQVHYQLRPVEAYSNGVIRLLMDLMTYSRSYFCASYINEQPNEALITYASGRYSNKKGCKISEVTDIKRFSSLLTHHETGYIEDNNQFLGYIANGTTNYLIVLDEIEQNDNQDANIVELFLHHIALCYHKEKGLL; translated from the coding sequence GTGGTTAAACCTAACGAAAATAACGATGACGATGCTTTGCTTTTCAGTGATGACGACGACCAGCAAACGCAAAAGCCCCCCAGCCCGAAAGCAAAATATAACTTACTGATTGTTGACGATGAACCCGATGTCCACGAGGTGACTAAGCTGGCATTGCGGCGATATTCATTTAACGGCGCAGGATTAAATATCTTAAGTGCCTTTTCAGGTGAGGAAGCCATCAATTTACTGCAAGATCGGAGTGACATTGCCGTGATCCTCTTGGATGTTGTTATGGAAAGGGATGATGCCGGCCTCAAAGTCGCCAACTGGATCAGGCAGATTAAAGGGGATCACAAAGTACGGATAGTGTTGCGTACCGGCCAGCCGGGTGAGGCTCCGGAAGAGCGTATCATGACGGAGTATGATATCAATGACTACAAAGAAAAAGGCGAATTAACCAACCGTAAGCTCAATACCCTGATGCATGCCTGCCTCAGGGCATACAGTGATATTGTCACCATAGAGAATACCTGCCAAAAACTTACGGATATTATTCGCAGCGACCAGGTGCACTACCAGCTCAGACCCGTAGAAGCCTACAGTAACGGCGTTATCCGGTTATTGATGGATTTAATGACCTACTCCCGCAGTTATTTTTGCGCCAGCTATATTAACGAACAGCCAAACGAGGCTCTGATCACTTACGCCTCTGGCCGGTACAGCAATAAAAAAGGATGCAAGATCAGTGAGGTAACTGATATAAAACGCTTCTCCTCCTTGCTGACACATCATGAAACCGGCTACATCGAAGATAATAATCAATTTCTTGGTTATATTGCCAACGGCACAACCAACTATCTGATAGTACTGGATGAAATAGAGCAAAATGACAATCAGGATGCCAATATTGTAGAGCTGTTCCTTCACCATATCGCACTGTGTTACCACAAAGAAAAAGGCTTGCTATAA
- a CDS encoding sensor histidine kinase: MQEQYGILRSNALKKIVRLNTLTLACALSAAVFCYFSYSSLQELQQASNNRYHSYLLTEQLRLSSDQLTLMARTYAVTGKKKYLDFFNQILAIRNGNQARPDNYHRVYWDMLMPDQGKAPFIDGKRQPLQQLMKQAGFTGQEFAQLQRAQQVSDKLTELEFMAFNQVKNALSQTTAYQLAPEREKALTYLYSQDYLAAKARIMSHINEFYSLQENRTNRQVEATAGKHSLMTILALSSFIILLLILIANFRLRHKMNRQFIKLLEKEVDTQTEHIRAKNNQLTESLAIMETAKNQLVASEKMASLGSLVAGVAHEINTPVGVGITAVTSLQEEIALLKKNIDNNNLTKNLLMETIGVFQHSTDMIFSNLIRVSSLIKSFKHVAVDQAHDEIRTLELRENVQDVVDSIMPKYKYYRVEVKVDINSKINCTTYPGALAQIITNLVINAFFHAFDKNQAGIIDISAGEHKDQIILIISDNGKGMDEQTRANIFEPFYTTKRNKGGTGLGMHIVFNLVTQKLSGQITCESEQSKGTRFEIIFPCQLKSPPLPGDV, translated from the coding sequence ATGCAAGAGCAATACGGGATCCTGCGCTCAAATGCTTTGAAAAAAATAGTACGGCTCAATACCCTAACCTTAGCCTGCGCCTTGAGCGCGGCTGTCTTTTGCTATTTTTCTTATTCTTCCCTGCAGGAGTTACAGCAGGCCAGCAACAACCGCTATCATTCCTATTTACTCACCGAACAGCTCAGGTTAAGTTCAGATCAGCTGACCCTGATGGCCCGTACTTATGCCGTGACCGGCAAGAAAAAATACCTGGATTTCTTTAATCAGATCTTGGCTATCCGCAACGGAAATCAGGCCCGCCCTGACAATTATCATAGGGTTTACTGGGATATGTTAATGCCCGACCAGGGAAAAGCCCCCTTTATTGATGGCAAACGGCAACCGTTGCAACAGTTAATGAAACAGGCCGGTTTTACCGGGCAGGAGTTTGCCCAGTTGCAACGGGCGCAACAAGTATCGGATAAATTAACTGAACTCGAATTTATGGCATTTAATCAAGTTAAAAACGCCTTGTCGCAGACCACAGCCTATCAGCTGGCACCGGAGAGAGAAAAAGCACTTACATACCTTTACAGTCAAGATTACCTGGCAGCAAAGGCCAGGATAATGTCGCATATCAACGAATTTTATTCTTTACAGGAAAACCGTACAAACCGCCAGGTAGAGGCAACAGCCGGCAAACATAGCCTGATGACCATACTGGCATTATCGAGTTTTATCATCCTGCTGTTGATCCTGATAGCTAATTTTCGCTTACGCCATAAAATGAACCGGCAATTTATCAAGCTGCTGGAAAAAGAGGTAGATACGCAAACCGAGCATATCAGGGCAAAAAACAACCAGCTAACCGAATCACTGGCAATTATGGAAACCGCCAAAAACCAGCTGGTGGCATCGGAAAAAATGGCTTCTTTAGGCTCGCTGGTGGCCGGAGTCGCTCATGAAATCAACACCCCGGTTGGCGTAGGCATAACGGCTGTAACCAGCTTACAGGAAGAAATAGCGCTGCTGAAAAAAAACATCGACAACAATAACTTAACCAAAAATCTGTTAATGGAGACCATAGGGGTATTCCAGCACAGCACTGACATGATATTTAGCAACCTGATACGGGTCTCTTCATTGATAAAAAGCTTTAAACATGTCGCGGTAGACCAGGCCCATGATGAAATACGCACTCTGGAACTCAGGGAGAATGTACAAGATGTGGTTGACTCTATTATGCCTAAATACAAATATTACCGGGTAGAGGTTAAGGTAGATATTAACAGCAAAATAAACTGCACAACCTATCCCGGTGCCCTGGCGCAAATTATTACCAATTTAGTGATCAACGCTTTTTTTCATGCTTTTGATAAGAATCAGGCAGGTATCATTGATATCAGTGCCGGGGAACATAAAGATCAGATCATCCTGATTATCTCGGATAATGGCAAAGGTATGGATGAGCAAACCCGGGCGAATATTTTCGAACCCTTTTATACCACTAAACGCAACAAAGGTGGCACAGGACTCGGCATGCATATTGTCTTTAACCTGGTAACACAAAAATTATCCGGACAAATTACCTGCGAATCCGAGCAATCAAAAGGTACCCGCTTTGAAATAATCTTTCCCTGCCAGTTAAAGTCTCCTCCACTGCCGGGTGATGTGTAA
- a CDS encoding PilZ domain-containing protein, which yields MDESEFDYSERRRATRVTNIKLPEGELTLMFDDRPVKLYEFKDITPFGVCLQAAEPACQSTAITIRYLHRHGQFEVFGEMVWQEPVLACVNDQKHWIGIQFTPDRITQNEALFELLLVH from the coding sequence ATGGACGAGAGTGAATTTGACTATTCAGAGCGTCGTCGGGCAACTCGCGTAACAAACATTAAGTTACCGGAAGGTGAGCTGACCTTAATGTTTGATGACAGGCCAGTAAAACTCTATGAGTTTAAAGATATTACCCCTTTTGGTGTCTGCTTGCAGGCGGCAGAGCCAGCTTGCCAATCCACGGCTATCACCATACGTTACCTCCATCGCCATGGCCAGTTTGAGGTTTTTGGTGAAATGGTATGGCAGGAGCCGGTGCTGGCTTGTGTCAATGATCAAAAACACTGGATCGGCATTCAATTTACCCCCGACCGGATAACGCAAAATGAAGCCCTGTTTGAGTTACTTCTCGTACATTGA